CCAACGTGAATCACTGCATCTGACGCAGCAGCAAGTCGCTGATCAATTAGGTGTGACGGTAACTACTGTGAAAAATTGGGAAGCTGGCAGACATATTCCAAAGCTATACCCCATCCAGACGAAAGCATTGTGTGATTTGCTCGATTTAACCTTAGACGAG
This is a stretch of genomic DNA from Coleofasciculus chthonoplastes PCC 7420. It encodes these proteins:
- a CDS encoding helix-turn-helix transcriptional regulator encodes the protein MTSVGEKLKRQRESLHLTQQQVADQLGVTVTTVKNWEAGRHIPKLYPIQTKALCDLLDLTLDELAEYS